Sequence from the Piscinibacter sp. HJYY11 genome:
GGCCTGCTCGGTGCTCTTGCCGAGCATCAGCGCCTGGCTCTGCGCGAGGCCGTTGGCCAGCAGCTTGGTGTGCAGGTCGGCGAGGCCGTGCGTCGGGCGTTTGACGAGGATGAACTCGACCGGCACGACGTCGGTGCCCTGGTGCAGCATCTGGAAATACGCATGCTGCCCGTTGGTGCCCGGCTCGCCCCAGACCACCGGGCTCGTGCCGTAGGGCAGGCGCGCACCGGCGAGGTCGACGCACTTGCCGTTGCTTTCCATCTCGAGCTGCTGCAGGTAGGCCGGCAGGCGGCGCAGGCCCTGGTGATAGGGCGCGACGCTGCGACTCGTGAAGCCGTGGAAGTTGCGGTACCAGACGTCGACGAGGCCCAGCAGCGCCGGCAGGTTCTGCGCGAGCGGTGTCTCGGCGAAATGGCGGTCCATCGCATGCGCCCCGGCCAGCAGGGCACGGAAGTGGTCGGCCCCGATGGCGAGCGCGATCGGCAGGCCGATCGCCGACCACATCGAGTAGCGGCCGCCCACCCAGTCCCAGAAGCCGAAAGTGGTGCTGACGCCGAACTCGGCCGCGGCTTTCACGTTCGTGGTGGTGGCGACGAAATGCTTCTGCGTGTCGGTGCCGCCGTTCTCGAGGAACCAGGCCTTGGCGGCCTGCGCGTTGGCCATCGTCTCCTGCGTCGTGAAGGTCTTGCTCGCGATGATGAAGAGCGTCTCGGCCGGCTTCAGCTGGCGCAGCACCGGCGTGATGTCATGGCCGTCGACGTTGGACACGAAGTGGAAGCTGAGCCCGCGGTGGCAGAAGGCATCGAGCGCCGGCACCACCATCTGGGGCCCGAGGTCGCTGCCGCCGATGCCGATGTTGACGATGTGCTGGATGCCGCTCCTGGCGGTGTCGCGCACGGTCTCGACATACGCGAGCATGCGGTCCAGCACCTCGTGCACCTCGGCGTTGAACGGCGAGCGGCCTCGCGGCGCACGCAGCGCGGTGTGCAGGACGGCGCGGCCTTCGGTGAGGTTGGCCACGTCGCCGCGCAGCATGGCGTCGCGCCGCGCCTCGAGCTGGCATTCCGTCGCCAGGTCGAGCAGGAAGCGCTGGGTCGCCACGTCGATCAGGTTCTTCGACAGGTCGGCAAAGACTTCGGGCGCTTCGACCTTGAAGGTGTCGAAACGGCCCGGGTCGCGGGCGAAGGCTTCGCGCAGGTCGAAGTCGCGGCCGTGGGCTTCGTAGTGCCCTGCCAGTGCGGCCCAGGCTTCGGTCTTGTCGCAGCGGGGAGCGGAGGTCGTCACTTCAGTCCTTCGATCATCTTGTCGAGCTTGATCGCATCGGCGGCAAACGCGCGGATGCCTTCGGCGAGCTTCTCGGTGGCCATCGCGTCTTCGTTGAGGGCGTAGCGGAAGCTGGTCTCGTTGTAGGTCACGGCGTGGATGGCCGCCTGGCGGGCGCTCTCGGGGTCGAGGCGGCGCACGATGGGTGCGTCGCTCGACTGCAACTGCGCGAGCAGCTCGGGGCTGATGGTGAGCAGGTCGCACCCCGCCAGCGCCACGATCTGGCCCACGTTGCGGAAGCTCGCACCCATCACCTCGGTGTCGATGTCGAACTTCTTGTAGTAGGTGTAGATCTGGGTCACCGACTTGACGCCCGGGTCGTTCACGCCCGCGTTGGCCGCTTCGTCCCAGCTGCTGCCGGCCGACTTCTTGTACCAGTCGTAGATGCGGCCGACGAAGGGGGAGATGAGGCGCACGCCGGCGTCACCGCAGGCCACGGCCTGGCAGAACGAGAAAAGCAGCGTGAGGTTGCAGTGGATGCCCTCGTGCTCGAGGATGCGCGCGGCCTGGATGCCTTCCCAGGTGGCGGCGATCTTGATCAGCACGCGCTCGCGGCCGATGCCCGCGGCCTCGTACATGGCCATGATGCGGCGCGCACGCTGCACGGTGCAGGCGGTGTCGAAACTGAGGCGCGCATCGACCTCGGTCGACACCCGGCCCGGCACCACTTTCAGGATCTCGAGCCCGAAGCGCACCAGCACCTCGTCGACCACTTCGTCCATCGGCCGGACCTTGTGCGCGGCGACGGTCTCGGCCAGCAGCGGCGCGTAGTCGGGCTGCTGCACGGCCTTGAGGATGAGCGAGGGATTGGTGGTCGCATCACGCGGCGCAAAGGCCCCGAGCTGCTTGAAATTGCCGGTGTCGGCGACGACGGTGGTGTATTGCTTGAGCTGGTCGAGTTGGTTCATGGTCTGAGCCCGTGCTGCGCGATGTTTCATTAGAACCCGAGCTTGCGGCGTGGTTCGTGAAGGCCCTGAAGGTTTGACGTTGCGACGAAACAGCGGCATCATCCGGGATGAAACAAAGTTACATCCTAGCGCATCCCTGAGTACTTGAGGCCCCTGCAGATGTCCTTCGATCTCGTTTTCTTTGGTGGCACCGGCGACCTCACATGGCGCAAGCTGATGCCGGCCCTGTTCCAAGCCTTCCGTCACGGCAAATTGCCTGCCGGCGGGCGCATCCTCGCCGTCGCCCGTGACGAGCAGAGCGACGAGAAGTACCGCGCCTGGCTCAAGGAGCGTTTCCAGGACGTGGAAGGCGCCAAGCGCCCGAGCGACGAGGAGTTCGCCCGCTTCGCCGAGCTGGTGCACTACCTGCGCATGGACCTGTCGCAACCGGCCGACTACGGCAAGCTGAAGACCTGGCTGCAGGCCCGCAACGCCGACACGGCGGTGCTCTACCTGGCCACCAGCCCGCATCTTTTTCCGCAAATCTGCGAGCAGCTCGGCGCCGCCGGCCTGAACGCGCCGCACATCCGCGTGGTGCTCGAAAAGCCGCTCGGCCACGACCTCGCCAGCGCCCAGGAGATCAACCGCGTCGTGCGCTCGGTGTTCAGCGAGACGCAGGCCTTCCGCATCGACCACTACCTCGGCAAGCCCTCGGTGCAGAACCTGATGGCCCTGCGCTTCGGCAACGTGCTCTTCGAGCCGCTGTGGCGCCGCGAGAGCATCGCCAACATCCAGATCACGCTGGCCGAAGGGATCGGCGTCGGCACCCGCGGCGACTTCTACAACCGCACCGGCGCCCTGCGCGACATGATCCAGAACCATGCGCTGCAGCTGCTCACCATGGTGGCGATGGAGCCGCCGTCGAGCAGCGATGCCGATGCGATCCGCGACGAGAAGCTCAAGGTGCTGAAGTCGCTGAAGCCCTTCACCGAAGAGTCGGTCGCGCGCGACGTGGTGCGCGGGCAATACCGGGCCGGCACCGCGGGCGGCCACTCGGTGCCGGGTTACCAGCAGGAGCAGAAGGTGCCGGCCGGCAGCACCTGCGAGACCTTCGTGGCGCTGCGCACCGAAATCCAGAACTGGCGCTGGGCGGGCGTGCCCTTCTACCTGCGCACGGGCAAGCGGCTGGCGGCGCGCGATGCGCAGATCGTCGTCAACTTCCGCCCGACGCCGCACAACATCTTCCCCGGCGTGAGCCAGCCCAACAAGCTCGTGATCAAGCTGCAGCCGGAAGACGGCCTGGAGCTGCACCTGCTCGCCGCCAAGGGCACGGGGCAGCAGGAGATGCTGGCGCCGGTGTCGCTCGACCTCGACTTCGACAAGGCCTTTGCCGAGAACCGCGTGGGCGCCTACGAGCGCCTGCTGCTCGACGCGATCGCCGGCCGGCTCAACCTGTTCGTGCGCAGTGACGAGCAGGAGCAGGCCTGGCGCTGGGTCGAGCCCATCCTGCAGGCCTGGACGAAAGACGCCACCGGGCCGCGCCCCTATGCCGCGGGCACCTGGGGCCCGGCCGCCGCAAGTGCGCTCGTGGCGCGCGATGGCTTCGCCTGGTCCGAAGAACAATGATGGCCGGCCGACGCCCCGCCACCCTCAGATGAGCATGCTCGACCGCATCCGCGCTTCCCTGCCCGCCCTGCCCCCGGCCGAGCAGCGCGTGGCCAAGCTGCTGCTGAACGATTCGCGCAGCTTTGCCACCCTGCCCGTCAGCGAGCTGGCCAAGCGGGCGCACGTGAGCAAGCCGACGGTGGTGCGCTTCTGCCGCAGCGTGGGCTACGACGGGCTGGCCGACTTCAAGCGCAAGCTGGCCGGCAGCGTCAACGAAGGCGTGCCCTTCGTGCACCGGGCGGTGGATGAAGACGACAAGGTCGACGACGTCATCGTCAAGGTGATCGACAACGCGGTGAGCGCCTTGCTCAAGTACCGCAACGACGCGGCCGGGCTCGCGTTCGACCGCGCGGTGGCGGCCCTCGTCGCCGCCGGCAAGGGCGGCCGGCGCATCGAGTTCTACGGTGTGGGCAACTCGGGCATCGTGGCCCAGGACGCGCAGCACAAGTTCTTCCGCCTGGGCGTGAACGCCGCGGCCATCAGCGACAGCCACGTGCAGGTGATGAGCGCCACCATGCTGCAGCCGGGCGACTGCGCGGTGATCATCTCCAACTCGGGCCGCACCCGCGACCTGATCGACGTGGCCGACATCGCGCGCAAGAAGGGTGCAACCACCATCTTCATCACCACCAGCGGCTCGCCGCTCGCGGCCATGGGGCAGTCGGGCACGCAGCAGGTGCTGCTGCCGGTCGACCACCCGGAAGACTTCGACCGCTACAGCCCGATGGTGTCGCGGCTCCTGCACCTGCTGGTGGTGGACATCCTCACCACCGGCGTGGCGCTCAAGCTCGGCAAGGAGCTTCGCCCGATGCTGCAGGACATCAAGCGCAATCTGCGTAGCAAGCGCTACGCCACGCCGACCTGAGGCCGGCCTCGTGGCGGCTCAGGCCGCCTTGTCTTCGGGCGGCATCAGGAGCACGTCGACGCCATAGAGGCGCGCCAGCTCCGCGAGCTTCTGCGGCGCATGGCGCACCGCGAAGCCCTTGCCCCAGGCCGAGGCGAGTCGCTGGCACTCGAGCAACACCGCCAGGGCCGAGGAATCGAACTGCCTCAGCCCCGAGGCATCCACCATCACCACGGGCTGCTCGGCCTGGGCCTTGGCCTCTTGCTGCAGGGCCTGCGACAGCATGCGCTGGGCATTGCGGGCCTCCTGCAGGGTGATCGTGGCGGGCAGGACGAGCATCGTGCTTCAGCTCTTGGTGCCGGCCGCGGCCTTGTTGCGCTCGGCCAGCTTGGCGATGAGGCCGTCGATGCCACCGGCGCTGATTTCCTGCGCGAAGGTGTTGCGGTAGTTCTCGACCAGCCAGATGCCCATCACGTTGACGTCGTAGATCTTCCAGGTGTCGGCCGCCTTCTCGAGGCGGTAGTCGAGCTGGATCGGGTCGCCCTTGCCGCGGATCTCGGTGCGTACCAGCACTTCGGCATCGCCGGCGGCGGCGCGCAGCGGCTTCAGCTGCACGGTCTGGTCGCGCACCTGGGCCAGGGCGCCGGAATAGGTGCGCACCAGCAGCACCTTGAATTCGTCCTGCAGGCGCTTCTGCTGCTCGGGCGTGGCCTGGCGCCAATAGCGACCCACGGCCGAGGAGGTCATGCGCTGGAAGTTCACATGCGGCATGACCTTTGTCTCGACCAGGGCCATCACCTTGTTGACGTCACCGGCCTGGATGGACTTGTCAGCGCGCGCGGCTTCGAGCACTTCGTTGGAGACCCGCTTGACGAGCTCATCGGGCGCCTGCTGGGCAAACGCCGTGCCCGAGGCACCCACCACGACGGCGAGCGCCGAACACCAGGTCATGAAACGTCGACGAAGAAACAGCATTGGTAATCCTTTCAAGACTCGGGCCTTGAGCCCACGGCCGTTGGAGGCCCGTCTAGTGCCCGAGTTCAGTGATCAACGCGGCAGGTGCCGCGGCGGTTGGCAGCATTACACAACAGCAACATGCGGCCGGTTCGCCTCAACGGCCCGCGTCCGACGCAGCCGCTGCGGGCGCAGGTGCGGAAGCGGCAGGACCAACCGACGCCGGAGCACTGGCACCCGCCGCGGGGGCCTTGGGCGCGGTGTCACCGTCGTCGTCCGGCTCCTTCTCTTCAGGCGGATCGCCGTCGTAGACCAGGTTGCGGCGGCGCTGCAGATAGGCATCGCGCACGAACACGTATCGGTCGAGCGCGATGTCGTTGAGCATGCCCGTGGCACCGAGCAGGTTGGCACGCTGGTTGACGGCTTGAAGCCCGGCGGTGGCGAGCTTGGCGCCGTTGCTGCTCATGCCGAGGGCCGGCGAGACCTGCACGTCCAGCGGGAGGGCGATGGAGTCGCGCAGGGTCGACGGGCCGATGATGGGCCACACGACATACGGCCCCGGCGCCATGCCCCATTTGCCGAGCGTCTGGCCCAGGTCTTCGCCCTGGCGGTCGGCACCGAACTCACTGGCCACGTCGAGGAAGCCGCCCAGGCCGAACAAGGTGTTGGTGCCGACGCGGACCATGTCCTGCAGGCCATTGCTGAACTTGCCCTGCAGCATGTTGTTGACGGCCGACCACACGTCGGACACGTTGCCGAAGAAGTTGTTCACGCCGCGTCGCATGGGCTCGGGCACGACCTTGGTGTAGGTCGTGGCCACGGGCTTGAGCACCGCTTCGTCGACCTTGTCGTTGAGCCTGAAGACCCGGCGGTTCCAGCGCTCCCAGGGATCGATCTTCTCGGAACGCGACACCGGGGCCGCCGGCGTGCTGGCGGTCGTCGTCGCGCAGCCCGTGAGCAGCACCATCCAGCAGGCCGCGAGCAGCAGCGCCAGCCGGCGCATCATTTCTTCGCACCCCCGGCGGGTGCCGGCGCCGGCGCGGCAGGCGCCGCGCTCGTGCCGGCATCGGCAGCCCTGTTGTAGAGGAACTGGCTGATGAGGTTCTCGAGCACCACGGCCGACTGCGTCTGCGTGATGACGTCACCCGAGGCCAGGTTCTTCTCCGACGCACCGGGCTCCAGGCCCAGGTACTGCTCGCCGAGCAGGCCGGCGGTGAGGATCTTGGCCGAGCTGTCCTTCGGGAAGACGAACTTCTTCTGCATGTGCAGCACCACGCTCGCCTGGTAGCTCTTGTCGTCGAAGCCGATCGACTCGACACGGCCCACCACCACGCCGGCGCTCTTGACCGCCGCGCGCGGCTTGAGGCCGCCGATGTTGTCGAACTTCGCCGTCACCGCGTAGGTCTCGTCGAAGTTGAGGCTCAGGAGGTTGCCTGCCTTGAGCGC
This genomic interval carries:
- the pgi gene encoding glucose-6-phosphate isomerase gives rise to the protein MTTSAPRCDKTEAWAALAGHYEAHGRDFDLREAFARDPGRFDTFKVEAPEVFADLSKNLIDVATQRFLLDLATECQLEARRDAMLRGDVANLTEGRAVLHTALRAPRGRSPFNAEVHEVLDRMLAYVETVRDTARSGIQHIVNIGIGGSDLGPQMVVPALDAFCHRGLSFHFVSNVDGHDITPVLRQLKPAETLFIIASKTFTTQETMANAQAAKAWFLENGGTDTQKHFVATTTNVKAAAEFGVSTTFGFWDWVGGRYSMWSAIGLPIALAIGADHFRALLAGAHAMDRHFAETPLAQNLPALLGLVDVWYRNFHGFTSRSVAPYHQGLRRLPAYLQQLEMESNGKCVDLAGARLPYGTSPVVWGEPGTNGQHAYFQMLHQGTDVVPVEFILVKRPTHGLADLHTKLLANGLAQSQALMLGKSTEQALGEKAPTASRELDAETIARHRTFPGNRPSTTLMLDELTPRSLGALIAMYEHRVFTAGVLWGINSFDQWGVELGKALCNDLLPRLASGDTAGLDASTAGLLARLRA
- the tal gene encoding transaldolase, which codes for MNQLDQLKQYTTVVADTGNFKQLGAFAPRDATTNPSLILKAVQQPDYAPLLAETVAAHKVRPMDEVVDEVLVRFGLEILKVVPGRVSTEVDARLSFDTACTVQRARRIMAMYEAAGIGRERVLIKIAATWEGIQAARILEHEGIHCNLTLLFSFCQAVACGDAGVRLISPFVGRIYDWYKKSAGSSWDEAANAGVNDPGVKSVTQIYTYYKKFDIDTEVMGASFRNVGQIVALAGCDLLTISPELLAQLQSSDAPIVRRLDPESARQAAIHAVTYNETSFRYALNEDAMATEKLAEGIRAFAADAIKLDKMIEGLK
- the zwf gene encoding glucose-6-phosphate dehydrogenase, coding for MSFDLVFFGGTGDLTWRKLMPALFQAFRHGKLPAGGRILAVARDEQSDEKYRAWLKERFQDVEGAKRPSDEEFARFAELVHYLRMDLSQPADYGKLKTWLQARNADTAVLYLATSPHLFPQICEQLGAAGLNAPHIRVVLEKPLGHDLASAQEINRVVRSVFSETQAFRIDHYLGKPSVQNLMALRFGNVLFEPLWRRESIANIQITLAEGIGVGTRGDFYNRTGALRDMIQNHALQLLTMVAMEPPSSSDADAIRDEKLKVLKSLKPFTEESVARDVVRGQYRAGTAGGHSVPGYQQEQKVPAGSTCETFVALRTEIQNWRWAGVPFYLRTGKRLAARDAQIVVNFRPTPHNIFPGVSQPNKLVIKLQPEDGLELHLLAAKGTGQQEMLAPVSLDLDFDKAFAENRVGAYERLLLDAIAGRLNLFVRSDEQEQAWRWVEPILQAWTKDATGPRPYAAGTWGPAAASALVARDGFAWSEEQ
- a CDS encoding MurR/RpiR family transcriptional regulator; amino-acid sequence: MLDRIRASLPALPPAEQRVAKLLLNDSRSFATLPVSELAKRAHVSKPTVVRFCRSVGYDGLADFKRKLAGSVNEGVPFVHRAVDEDDKVDDVIVKVIDNAVSALLKYRNDAAGLAFDRAVAALVAAGKGGRRIEFYGVGNSGIVAQDAQHKFFRLGVNAAAISDSHVQVMSATMLQPGDCAVIISNSGRTRDLIDVADIARKKGATTIFITTSGSPLAAMGQSGTQQVLLPVDHPEDFDRYSPMVSRLLHLLVVDILTTGVALKLGKELRPMLQDIKRNLRSKRYATPT
- a CDS encoding lipid asymmetry maintenance protein MlaB; the encoded protein is MLVLPATITLQEARNAQRMLSQALQQEAKAQAEQPVVMVDASGLRQFDSSALAVLLECQRLASAWGKGFAVRHAPQKLAELARLYGVDVLLMPPEDKAA
- a CDS encoding phospholipid-binding protein MlaC — protein: MTWCSALAVVVGASGTAFAQQAPDELVKRVSNEVLEAARADKSIQAGDVNKVMALVETKVMPHVNFQRMTSSAVGRYWRQATPEQQKRLQDEFKVLLVRTYSGALAQVRDQTVQLKPLRAAAGDAEVLVRTEIRGKGDPIQLDYRLEKAADTWKIYDVNVMGIWLVENYRNTFAQEISAGGIDGLIAKLAERNKAAAGTKS
- a CDS encoding VacJ family lipoprotein; the encoded protein is MMRRLALLLAACWMVLLTGCATTTASTPAAPVSRSEKIDPWERWNRRVFRLNDKVDEAVLKPVATTYTKVVPEPMRRGVNNFFGNVSDVWSAVNNMLQGKFSNGLQDMVRVGTNTLFGLGGFLDVASEFGADRQGEDLGQTLGKWGMAPGPYVVWPIIGPSTLRDSIALPLDVQVSPALGMSSNGAKLATAGLQAVNQRANLLGATGMLNDIALDRYVFVRDAYLQRRRNLVYDGDPPEEKEPDDDGDTAPKAPAAGASAPASVGPAASAPAPAAAASDAGR
- the mlaD gene encoding outer membrane lipid asymmetry maintenance protein MlaD, yielding MQKSRHDVWVGLFVLIGAAAVLFLALKAGNLLSLNFDETYAVTAKFDNIGGLKPRAAVKSAGVVVGRVESIGFDDKSYQASVVLHMQKKFVFPKDSSAKILTAGLLGEQYLGLEPGASEKNLASGDVITQTQSAVVLENLISQFLYNRAADAGTSAAPAAPAPAPAGGAKK